A stretch of the Bacteroidales bacterium genome encodes the following:
- a CDS encoding flippase-like domain-containing protein yields the protein MKKTHLFRTLIFLIIGIGIFIYIYKDLQLDQIGNTLSSLKYEWIVLSGIFGLASHFVRTLRWQLLIEPLAHKPNTLNTYLAVLILYLFNILIPRGGEIARCTALNRYEKIPFPKLLGTVVTERLSDLAIFALILVALIIWDSPVIDNFFNNNPRLVDGFRNTIHSEYFYLTLLVIAGAGFFIFYSRGGSNSTLMDKILKVKEQFREGISTISRTKSSLLYVFYTLSIIFLWLLMLYVVFFAYEPTSNLSFKIAVITFAISSFAFILPIQAGIGAWHYLVIQVLFLFGIDKDIGAVFALIAHTFTNLIFLIVGTVAFIILPLVNSEKESVKLKDITQSKEI from the coding sequence ATGAAAAAGACACACCTTTTCAGGACATTGATATTTCTGATAATTGGCATTGGCATATTTATCTATATTTATAAAGATTTGCAACTGGATCAAATTGGGAATACCCTTAGTTCACTTAAATATGAATGGATTGTATTATCAGGGATATTTGGTCTTGCCAGTCACTTCGTCCGTACATTACGGTGGCAGCTCCTTATCGAACCACTGGCCCACAAACCCAATACATTGAATACCTATCTGGCTGTGCTTATTTTGTATTTGTTTAATATTTTGATACCCAGGGGAGGTGAAATCGCTAGGTGCACGGCTCTCAACAGATATGAAAAGATACCATTTCCAAAACTGCTTGGAACAGTAGTAACTGAGCGTTTGTCAGATTTAGCCATATTTGCACTCATTTTAGTCGCTCTTATAATATGGGATTCCCCCGTTATTGATAATTTTTTTAACAACAATCCCAGGCTTGTAGATGGATTCCGGAATACCATACACAGTGAATATTTTTATCTGACTTTATTGGTTATAGCAGGAGCAGGTTTCTTTATTTTTTATTCCCGGGGTGGTTCCAATTCAACATTGATGGACAAGATACTGAAGGTCAAGGAGCAGTTTCGCGAGGGGATATCCACCATTTCCAGGACAAAGAGTTCGCTGTTGTATGTTTTTTATACTTTGTCTATCATCTTTTTATGGCTCTTAATGCTATATGTCGTATTTTTTGCATATGAGCCTACCTCGAACCTGTCTTTTAAGATAGCCGTTATTACATTTGCGATCAGTTCATTTGCTTTTATCTTGCCCATTCAGGCTGGCATCGGTGCATGGCACTACCTTGTCATTCAGGTTTTGTTTCTCTTCGGTATTGATAAAGATATCGGGGCAGTATTTGCATTGATTGCCCATACTTTTACCAATCTTATTTTTTTGATTGTCGGAACGGTAGCTTTTATCATTTTACCCCTTGTTAACAGTGAAAAAGAGTCCGTCAAGCTTAAAGATATAACCCAAAGTAAAGAGATATAA